Proteins encoded within one genomic window of Strix uralensis isolate ZFMK-TIS-50842 chromosome 32, bStrUra1, whole genome shotgun sequence:
- the DENND4B gene encoding DENN domain-containing protein 4B isoform X3 — MSDEKPPQLVDYFVVAGLTESSRPLEEETQQHRPARPSEPITDVAVIIRSQGEEVPHGFTCIETTTSGHPVDLNAGLLNNPQMFICYKRGRDKPPLIELGVHYEGKDRPKPGYKILDTTPYSRSANLNSGGPGHQRTFLTYRRAAEPHGHNTLGVTDICLVIPSKGESTPHTFCRVDKNLNTSMWGPALFLCYKIAMAKANTLVYEAGLLGRYPEQDSESFPLPESVPVFCLPMGATIESWPADTKYPLPVFSTFVLTGASGDKVYGAAIQFHEAFPRERLSEKQSLRLGLLSVVDRRPVAGRSLQTRKSICVLSHWPFFDVFRKFLMFIYRYSISGPHVLPLETGRASWSRCPRTTTCCCAGPCPPRCRSGIHSSYFDLYEPPRDVIFVDLDTNTIFQSEERKLLSPRSLPRRPCKVLLASLHSLSQQLDEMYSGPGEEASLELLLSDAEAARGRRAQLELEARAAFLRFMACALRGYRSFLRPIAPAPAPAGRDAGSLFALQGFLKSRERAYHRFYGQLLRTQLFTQFIEDCSFASDRDPCLEFFDTCVDKVQAELEKPEDTPLMELDDPRGGEHTVFITPPEQPAGPDGTELPARYRYDGFPTLRPELLEPPRDPLVAQLCQARSSAPSSPAPRRTKQEMKVAQRVAQKYSLVPDMWAKCLLGHCYGLWFLYLPTHVRAAPAKLRALQLAYEVLRKMEAHKVVLPDEVCYRILMQLCGQYGEPVLSVRVLLEMKRAGIVPNTITYGYYNKAVLESKWPAGTQGGRLRWAKLRNVVLGAAQFRQPLRQRERRAAAAAPPGGRAPPAPRPSLQRQTTWAGRSLRDPPPAPRLVKSGSLSFPGSTHGEGDRGGPGEPLTPRPPLLPAALDPLPPRLRGPPGSADGSLSDVSFATDESDRADEGPATAAGGLAGGTPRRGLAAKLQQLLSPGKRPPLRPAASTELPAGPRDAAACPRRGSEQRDGDPPPRRSPVETLLRPRERPESTASESSVSLGSELDLSDTSVGSAGVPKATEPAADGATGQEPPAVEVLLSSCSRCQGCGALVYDEEVMAGWTSDDSNLNTTCPFCARSFVPFLSIEIQDFQLPPSAAEDGSLPPPAAQGPVLSDRRRCLALDEAEPELCNGCPDAAVPRRSERVAFAYLSPLVLRKELESLVENEGGEFLAQPELVDSHPIIYWNLVWYFQRLGLPSNLPRLLLGSQHVTPTPQTQPPDSPCVRVRLLWDVLTPEPDSCPPLYVLWRLHSNVPTRLRSWRPHGHPFSLAFLEAVLSHVGLSEVHKAIALFLETAPGGPRHLQRSIYREILFLTLAALGRDHMDIAAFDKKYKSAYNKLAGSLGKEELRRRRAQPPSSKAIDCRKSFGATLEC; from the exons ATGTCGGACGAGAAGCCCCCGCAGCTGGTGGATTACTTCGTGGTGGCCGGGCTGACGGAGAGCTCGCGGCCGCTGGAGGAGGAGACCCAGCAGCACCGCCCGGCTCGCCCCAGCGAGCCCATCACCGACGTGGCCGTCATCATCCGCTCGCAGGGCGAGGAGGTGCCCCACGGCTTCACCTGCATCGAGACCACCACCTCGGGCCACCCCGTCGACCTCAACGCCGGGCTGCTCAACAACCCCCAGATGTTTATATGCTACAAGCGGGGCCGCGACAAGCCCCCCCTCATCGAACTGGG gGTGCACTACGAGGGCAAAGACCGCCCGAAGCCGGGCTATAAGATCCTGGACACGACTCCCTACAGCCGCTCGGCCAATCTGAATTCGGGGGGGCCGGGACATCAACGCACCTTCCTGACGTACCGGCGGGCGGCCGAGCCCCACGGCCACAACACTTTGGGGGTCACCGACATCTGCCTCGTCATCCCCAGCAAGGGCGAGAGCACCCCCCACACCTTCTGCCGGGTGGACAAGAACCTCAACACCAGCATG TGGGGCCCTGCGCTGTTCCTCTGCTACAAGATCGCCATGGCCAAGGCCAACACGCTGGTCTACGAAGCAG gGCTGCTGGGGCGTTACCCCGAGCAGGACAGTGAGTCCTTCCCCCTGCCCGAGTCAGTGCCTGTTTTCTGCCTGCCCATGGGGGCCACCATCGAGAGCTGGCCGGCCGACACCAAATACCCGCTGCCCGTCTTCTCCACCTTCGTGCTGACCGGCGCCTCGGGCGACAAG GTGTACGGGGCGGCCATCCAGTTCCACGAGGCGTTTCCGCGGGAGCGGCTGTCGGAGAAGCAGAGCCTGCGCCTGGGGCTGCTGAGCGTGGTGGATCGGCGGCCCGTGGCCGGCCGCTCGCTGCAGACCCGCAAGAGCATCTGCGTCCTCTCCCACTGGCCTTTCTTCGACGTCTTCCGCAAGTTCCTCATGTTTATCTACCGCTACTCCATCTCGGGGCCCCACGTGCTGCCCCTCGAGAC CGGCCGCGCATCCTGGTCCAG aTGTCCCCGTACGACAACCTGCTGCTGTGCCGGCCCGTGTCCTCCCCGCTGCCGCTCAG GCATCCACTCCAGCTACTTCGACCTCTACGAGCCCCCCCGGGACGTCATCTTCGTCGATCTGGACACCAACACCATCTTCCA gagCGAGGAACGCAAACTGCTGTCCCCCCGCTCGCTGCCGCGCCGGCCCTGCAAGGTGCTGCTGGCCTCGCtgcacagcctgtcccagcagCTGGATGAGA TGTACAGCGGGCCGGGCGAGGAGGCgtctctggagctgctgctgagcgaCGCggaggcggcgcggggccggcgggcgcaGCTGGAGCTGGAGGCGCGGGCGGCTTTCCTGCGCTTCATGGCCTGCGCCCTGCGGGGGTACCGCTCCTTCCTGCGCCCCAtcgcccccgcgcccgccccggccggccgCGACGCCGGCAGCCTCTTCGCTCTGCAGG GGTTCCTCAAGTCCCGGGAGCGGGCGTACCACCGCTTCTACGGGCAGCTGCTGCGCACGCAGCTCTTCACCCAGTTCATCGAGGACTGTTCCTTCGCCAGCGACCGAGACCCCTGCCTCGAGTTTTTCGACACCTGCGTGGATAAG GTGCAGGCGGAGCTGGAGAAGCCGGAGGACACCCCCTTAATGGAGCTGGATGACCCGCGGGGGGGTGAACACACCGTCTTTATCACCCCCCCTGAGCAACCGGCGGGTCCCGACGGCACCGAACTGCCTGCGCGGTACCg ctACGACGGGTTCCCCACCCTGCGCCCCGAACTCCTGGAGCCCCCCCGGGACCCGCTGGTGGCCCAGCTGTGCCAGGCCAGGAGCAGCGCCCCgagcagcccggccccgcgcaggACCAAGCAG GAGATGAAGGTGGCCCAGCGCGTGGCCCAGAAGTACTCCTTGGTGCCCGACATGTGGGCCAAGTGCTTGCTGGGACACTGCTACGGGCTCTGGTTCCTCTACTTGCCCACCCACGTCCGCGCCGCCCCCGCCAAGCTGCGGGCGCTCCAGCTGGCCTACGAGGTCCTGCGCAAGATGGAGGCTCACAAAGTGGTGCTGCCGGACGAG GTCTGCTACCGCATCCTGATGCAGCTCTGCGGGCAGTACGGGGAGCCGGTGCTGTCGGTGCGGGTGCTGCTGGAGATGAAGCGCGCCGGCATCGTGCCCAACACCATCACCTACGGCTACTACAACAAG GCGGTGCTGGAGAGCAAATGGCCGGCGGGCACCCAGGGCGGGCGCCTGCGCTGGGCCAAGCTCCGCAACGTGGTGCTGGGGGCCGCCCAGTTCCGGCAGCCCCTGCGGCAGCGGGAACGccgggccgctgccgccgcccccccag GCGGCCGAGCCCCCCCGGCGCCCCGTCCCAGCCTGCAGCGTCAGACCACCTGGGCCGGGCGCAGCCTgcgggacccccccccagccccccggctgGTGAAGAGCGGCAGCCTCAGCTTCCCCGGCAGCACCCACGGTGAGGGGGACCGGGGGGGACCAGGGGAGCCCCTGACTCCCCGGCCCCCCCTTCTTCCCGCAGCCCTGGACCCTCTGCCCCCCCGGCTGCGGGGTCCCCCCGGCTCCGCCGACGGGAGCCTGTCGGACGTCAGCTTTGCCACGGACGAGAGCGACCGGGCGGACGAGGGGCCGGCAACGGCTGCCGGGGGGCTAGCGGGGGGCACGCCGCGGCGGGGGCTGGCCGCCAAGCTACAGCAGCTGCTGTCCCCCGGCAAACGGCCCCCGCTCCGGCCGGCCGCCAGCACCGagctccccgccggcccccgcgATGCCGCCGCCTGCCCGCGCCGGGGCTCCGAGCAGCGGGACGGGGAccccccgccgcgccgcagcCCCGTCGAGACCCTGCTGCGCCCACGGGAGCGCCCCGAATCCACCGCTTCTGAG agctCCGTCTCGCTGGGCAGCGAGTTGGACCTGTCGGACACGTCGGTGGGCAGCGCCGGCGTTCCCAAAGCCACCGAGCCGGCGGCTGACGGGGCCACCGGGCAGGAGCCGCCCGCCGTGGAG GTCCTGCTGTCCAGCTGCTCGCGGTGCCAGGGCTGCGGCGCGCTGGTGTACGACGAGGAGGTGATGGCCGGCTGGACCTCCGACGACTCCAACCTCAACACTACCTGCCCCTTCTGCGCCCGCTCCTTCGTCCCCTTCCTCAGCATCGAGATCCAGGACTTCCAGCTGCCCCCCAG CGCTGCTGAGGacggctccctccctcctcccgccGCGCAGGGACCGGTGCTCAGCGACCGCCGCCGCTGCCTGGCCCTGGACGAGGCCGAGCCGGAGCTTTGCAACGGCTGCCCGGACGCGGCG GTCCCACGGCGGTCGGAGCGGGTGGCTTTCGCCTACCTGAGCCCGTTGGTGCTGCGGAAAGAGCTGGAAAGTTTGGTGGAGAACGAAGGCGGCGAGTTCCTGGCGCAGCCGGAGCTGGTGGACAGTCACCCCATCATCTACTGGAACCTCGTCTGGTATTTCCAGcgcctggggctgcccagcaacCTCCCCCGCCTGCTCCTCGGCTCCCAGCACGTCACCCCGACCCCGCAG ACGCAGCCCCCCGACTCCCCCTGCGTGCGCGTGCGGCTGCTCTGGGACGTCCTGACCCCCGAACCCGACAGCTGCCCCCCGCTTTACGTCCTCTGGCGGCTTCACA GTAACGTCCCCACCCGGCTGCGCTCCTGGCGGCCCCACGGCCACCCCTTCTCGCTGGCCTTCCTGGAGGCCGTGCTGAGCCACGTGGGGCTGAGCGAGGTGCACAAAGCCATCGCCCTCTTCCTCGAGACGGCCCCGGGGGGACCCCGACACCTCCAGAG GAGCATCTACCGGGAAATCCTCTTCCTCACGCTGGCGGCGCTGGGCAGGGACCACATGGACATCG CCGCCTTCGACAAGAAGTACAAGTCGGCTTACAACAAGCTGGCGGGGAGCCTGGGCAAGGAGgagctgcggcggcggcgggcgcagccCCCCAGCTCCAAAGCCATCGACTGCCGCAAGAGCTTCGGGGCCACCCTCGAGTGCTAG
- the DENND4B gene encoding DENN domain-containing protein 4B isoform X4: MSDEKPPQLVDYFVVAGLTESSRPLEEETQQHRPARPSEPITDVAVIIRSQGEEVPHGFTCIETTTSGHPVDLNAGLLNNPQMFICYKRGRDKPPLIELGVHYEGKDRPKPGYKILDTTPYSRSANLNSGGPGHQRTFLTYRRAAEPHGHNTLGVTDICLVIPSKGESTPHTFCRVDKNLNTSMWGPALFLCYKIAMAKANTLVYEAGLLGRYPEQDSESFPLPESVPVFCLPMGATIESWPADTKYPLPVFSTFVLTGASGDKVYGAAIQFHEAFPRERLSEKQSLRLGLLSVVDRRPVAGRSLQTRKSICVLSHWPFFDVFRTSRTSCTTSPSRPRSGRASWSRCPRTTTCCCAGPCPPRCRSGIHSSYFDLYEPPRDVIFVDLDTNTIFQSEERKLLSPRSLPRRPCKVLLASLHSLSQQLDEMYSGPGEEASLELLLSDAEAARGRRAQLELEARAAFLRFMACALRGYRSFLRPIAPAPAPAGRDAGSLFALQGFLKSRERAYHRFYGQLLRTQLFTQFIEDCSFASDRDPCLEFFDTCVDKVQAELEKPEDTPLMELDDPRGGEHTVFITPPEQPAGPDGTELPARYRYDGFPTLRPELLEPPRDPLVAQLCQARSSAPSSPAPRRTKQEMKVAQRVAQKYSLVPDMWAKCLLGHCYGLWFLYLPTHVRAAPAKLRALQLAYEVLRKMEAHKVVLPDEVCYRILMQLCGQYGEPVLSVRVLLEMKRAGIVPNTITYGYYNKAVLESKWPAGTQGGRLRWAKLRNVVLGAAQFRQPLRQRERRAAAAAPPGGRAPPAPRPSLQRQTTWAGRSLRDPPPAPRLVKSGSLSFPGSTHGEGDRGGPGEPLTPRPPLLPAALDPLPPRLRGPPGSADGSLSDVSFATDESDRADEGPATAAGGLAGGTPRRGLAAKLQQLLSPGKRPPLRPAASTELPAGPRDAAACPRRGSEQRDGDPPPRRSPVETLLRPRERPESTASESSVSLGSELDLSDTSVGSAGVPKATEPAADGATGQEPPAVEVLLSSCSRCQGCGALVYDEEVMAGWTSDDSNLNTTCPFCARSFVPFLSIEIQDFQLPPSAAEDGSLPPPAAQGPVLSDRRRCLALDEAEPELCNGCPDAAVPRRSERVAFAYLSPLVLRKELESLVENEGGEFLAQPELVDSHPIIYWNLVWYFQRLGLPSNLPRLLLGSQHVTPTPQTQPPDSPCVRVRLLWDVLTPEPDSCPPLYVLWRLHSNVPTRLRSWRPHGHPFSLAFLEAVLSHVGLSEVHKAIALFLETAPGGPRHLQRSIYREILFLTLAALGRDHMDIAAFDKKYKSAYNKLAGSLGKEELRRRRAQPPSSKAIDCRKSFGATLEC; this comes from the exons ATGTCGGACGAGAAGCCCCCGCAGCTGGTGGATTACTTCGTGGTGGCCGGGCTGACGGAGAGCTCGCGGCCGCTGGAGGAGGAGACCCAGCAGCACCGCCCGGCTCGCCCCAGCGAGCCCATCACCGACGTGGCCGTCATCATCCGCTCGCAGGGCGAGGAGGTGCCCCACGGCTTCACCTGCATCGAGACCACCACCTCGGGCCACCCCGTCGACCTCAACGCCGGGCTGCTCAACAACCCCCAGATGTTTATATGCTACAAGCGGGGCCGCGACAAGCCCCCCCTCATCGAACTGGG gGTGCACTACGAGGGCAAAGACCGCCCGAAGCCGGGCTATAAGATCCTGGACACGACTCCCTACAGCCGCTCGGCCAATCTGAATTCGGGGGGGCCGGGACATCAACGCACCTTCCTGACGTACCGGCGGGCGGCCGAGCCCCACGGCCACAACACTTTGGGGGTCACCGACATCTGCCTCGTCATCCCCAGCAAGGGCGAGAGCACCCCCCACACCTTCTGCCGGGTGGACAAGAACCTCAACACCAGCATG TGGGGCCCTGCGCTGTTCCTCTGCTACAAGATCGCCATGGCCAAGGCCAACACGCTGGTCTACGAAGCAG gGCTGCTGGGGCGTTACCCCGAGCAGGACAGTGAGTCCTTCCCCCTGCCCGAGTCAGTGCCTGTTTTCTGCCTGCCCATGGGGGCCACCATCGAGAGCTGGCCGGCCGACACCAAATACCCGCTGCCCGTCTTCTCCACCTTCGTGCTGACCGGCGCCTCGGGCGACAAG GTGTACGGGGCGGCCATCCAGTTCCACGAGGCGTTTCCGCGGGAGCGGCTGTCGGAGAAGCAGAGCCTGCGCCTGGGGCTGCTGAGCGTGGTGGATCGGCGGCCCGTGGCCGGCCGCTCGCTGCAGACCCGCAAGAGCATCTGCGTCCTCTCCCACTGGCCTTTCTTCGACGTCTTCC GCACATCTCGCACTTCATGCACAACGTCCCCTTCCCGTCCCCGCAGCGGCCGCGCATCCTGGTCCAG aTGTCCCCGTACGACAACCTGCTGCTGTGCCGGCCCGTGTCCTCCCCGCTGCCGCTCAG GCATCCACTCCAGCTACTTCGACCTCTACGAGCCCCCCCGGGACGTCATCTTCGTCGATCTGGACACCAACACCATCTTCCA gagCGAGGAACGCAAACTGCTGTCCCCCCGCTCGCTGCCGCGCCGGCCCTGCAAGGTGCTGCTGGCCTCGCtgcacagcctgtcccagcagCTGGATGAGA TGTACAGCGGGCCGGGCGAGGAGGCgtctctggagctgctgctgagcgaCGCggaggcggcgcggggccggcgggcgcaGCTGGAGCTGGAGGCGCGGGCGGCTTTCCTGCGCTTCATGGCCTGCGCCCTGCGGGGGTACCGCTCCTTCCTGCGCCCCAtcgcccccgcgcccgccccggccggccgCGACGCCGGCAGCCTCTTCGCTCTGCAGG GGTTCCTCAAGTCCCGGGAGCGGGCGTACCACCGCTTCTACGGGCAGCTGCTGCGCACGCAGCTCTTCACCCAGTTCATCGAGGACTGTTCCTTCGCCAGCGACCGAGACCCCTGCCTCGAGTTTTTCGACACCTGCGTGGATAAG GTGCAGGCGGAGCTGGAGAAGCCGGAGGACACCCCCTTAATGGAGCTGGATGACCCGCGGGGGGGTGAACACACCGTCTTTATCACCCCCCCTGAGCAACCGGCGGGTCCCGACGGCACCGAACTGCCTGCGCGGTACCg ctACGACGGGTTCCCCACCCTGCGCCCCGAACTCCTGGAGCCCCCCCGGGACCCGCTGGTGGCCCAGCTGTGCCAGGCCAGGAGCAGCGCCCCgagcagcccggccccgcgcaggACCAAGCAG GAGATGAAGGTGGCCCAGCGCGTGGCCCAGAAGTACTCCTTGGTGCCCGACATGTGGGCCAAGTGCTTGCTGGGACACTGCTACGGGCTCTGGTTCCTCTACTTGCCCACCCACGTCCGCGCCGCCCCCGCCAAGCTGCGGGCGCTCCAGCTGGCCTACGAGGTCCTGCGCAAGATGGAGGCTCACAAAGTGGTGCTGCCGGACGAG GTCTGCTACCGCATCCTGATGCAGCTCTGCGGGCAGTACGGGGAGCCGGTGCTGTCGGTGCGGGTGCTGCTGGAGATGAAGCGCGCCGGCATCGTGCCCAACACCATCACCTACGGCTACTACAACAAG GCGGTGCTGGAGAGCAAATGGCCGGCGGGCACCCAGGGCGGGCGCCTGCGCTGGGCCAAGCTCCGCAACGTGGTGCTGGGGGCCGCCCAGTTCCGGCAGCCCCTGCGGCAGCGGGAACGccgggccgctgccgccgcccccccag GCGGCCGAGCCCCCCCGGCGCCCCGTCCCAGCCTGCAGCGTCAGACCACCTGGGCCGGGCGCAGCCTgcgggacccccccccagccccccggctgGTGAAGAGCGGCAGCCTCAGCTTCCCCGGCAGCACCCACGGTGAGGGGGACCGGGGGGGACCAGGGGAGCCCCTGACTCCCCGGCCCCCCCTTCTTCCCGCAGCCCTGGACCCTCTGCCCCCCCGGCTGCGGGGTCCCCCCGGCTCCGCCGACGGGAGCCTGTCGGACGTCAGCTTTGCCACGGACGAGAGCGACCGGGCGGACGAGGGGCCGGCAACGGCTGCCGGGGGGCTAGCGGGGGGCACGCCGCGGCGGGGGCTGGCCGCCAAGCTACAGCAGCTGCTGTCCCCCGGCAAACGGCCCCCGCTCCGGCCGGCCGCCAGCACCGagctccccgccggcccccgcgATGCCGCCGCCTGCCCGCGCCGGGGCTCCGAGCAGCGGGACGGGGAccccccgccgcgccgcagcCCCGTCGAGACCCTGCTGCGCCCACGGGAGCGCCCCGAATCCACCGCTTCTGAG agctCCGTCTCGCTGGGCAGCGAGTTGGACCTGTCGGACACGTCGGTGGGCAGCGCCGGCGTTCCCAAAGCCACCGAGCCGGCGGCTGACGGGGCCACCGGGCAGGAGCCGCCCGCCGTGGAG GTCCTGCTGTCCAGCTGCTCGCGGTGCCAGGGCTGCGGCGCGCTGGTGTACGACGAGGAGGTGATGGCCGGCTGGACCTCCGACGACTCCAACCTCAACACTACCTGCCCCTTCTGCGCCCGCTCCTTCGTCCCCTTCCTCAGCATCGAGATCCAGGACTTCCAGCTGCCCCCCAG CGCTGCTGAGGacggctccctccctcctcccgccGCGCAGGGACCGGTGCTCAGCGACCGCCGCCGCTGCCTGGCCCTGGACGAGGCCGAGCCGGAGCTTTGCAACGGCTGCCCGGACGCGGCG GTCCCACGGCGGTCGGAGCGGGTGGCTTTCGCCTACCTGAGCCCGTTGGTGCTGCGGAAAGAGCTGGAAAGTTTGGTGGAGAACGAAGGCGGCGAGTTCCTGGCGCAGCCGGAGCTGGTGGACAGTCACCCCATCATCTACTGGAACCTCGTCTGGTATTTCCAGcgcctggggctgcccagcaacCTCCCCCGCCTGCTCCTCGGCTCCCAGCACGTCACCCCGACCCCGCAG ACGCAGCCCCCCGACTCCCCCTGCGTGCGCGTGCGGCTGCTCTGGGACGTCCTGACCCCCGAACCCGACAGCTGCCCCCCGCTTTACGTCCTCTGGCGGCTTCACA GTAACGTCCCCACCCGGCTGCGCTCCTGGCGGCCCCACGGCCACCCCTTCTCGCTGGCCTTCCTGGAGGCCGTGCTGAGCCACGTGGGGCTGAGCGAGGTGCACAAAGCCATCGCCCTCTTCCTCGAGACGGCCCCGGGGGGACCCCGACACCTCCAGAG GAGCATCTACCGGGAAATCCTCTTCCTCACGCTGGCGGCGCTGGGCAGGGACCACATGGACATCG CCGCCTTCGACAAGAAGTACAAGTCGGCTTACAACAAGCTGGCGGGGAGCCTGGGCAAGGAGgagctgcggcggcggcgggcgcagccCCCCAGCTCCAAAGCCATCGACTGCCGCAAGAGCTTCGGGGCCACCCTCGAGTGCTAG